Within the Amycolatopsis sp. 195334CR genome, the region CGGACCAGTGGGTGGTCACCGCCGCGAGCTGCTTCGCGGAGAACCCCGGCTCCCCCGTCCCGCCCGGGCCGCCGTCCCGGCCCACCACCGCCAAGTTCTGGTACAGCGCCGTGCAGCCCGCCGCCGCCAGTGGCGGGGCGGACGCCCTCGTCCAGCGGATCGTCGACCTGAGACCGCGCACCGACCGCGACCTGGTCTTCGCCAAGCTCGAGTCCCGCGTCGGGTTCTACGGGGCCCGGCTGTCGTCACGGGCGCCGCAGCAGGCCGAACCGCTGCAGCTGGCCGGTTTCGGCCGGACCGGCACCGACTGGGTGCCGCTGCGCCAGCACGTCGCCGGCACCACGGTGTCGGCGGTTTCGGCCACCACCTTCACCGCGACCGGCGCCTCGGACACCTGCCGCGGTGACGCCGGCGGTCCGGCCTACCGCGGTGACCCGCACGACCCGGAGCTGGCCGGGGTGCACAGCACGTCCTGGCAGAAGGGCTGCTTCGGCTCCTCGGAGACCAGGAGCGGATCGGTCGAGACCAGGGTGGACGATCTGCTCGACTGGTTCGGCGAGCACAACCCGGACCAGTTCATCCGGTGCACGACCAATCCGCAGTTCTTCGCCACCAAGGCGGGCTCGGTCAAGTTCGTGCACAACACCTACCCGCCGAACAGCACGCTGAAGCCGGCGCTCGACGGGGTGAACCACTGGACCGACTGGGGGACCAGCTCGGTGCCGGGCCTGTTCAAGGCCGGGCCGGGGACCGGCTGGTCGGTGCACCAGAAGACCGGCTCCGGTGACGGGTTCAACGACGGCGACCTGCGCATGTGGAACAACTTCGCCAACCCGGTCACCGGCGGCACGCGGGTCGGCACCGGCTGGCAGTACTACCTTTCCGCGGCCAACCGGGACAAGCTCACGGTGGACGAGAAGGGCAGGCTCTACCGCATCGACCCGAACGGCGACCTCCGGCTGTTCGTCTGGGACACCGCGGCCGGACGCTGGCAGAACGACGCCGGAGTGGTGCTCGACACCGGGTGGGGCCGGTTCAACTCCGTCACCGCCGCCGGTGACGGCGTGCTCTACGCCCGCACCACGGCGGGCGCGCTGATCCGGTTCCACTACGACCACACCGCCGGGACCTGGGTGCAGCGGGACCACACCACGCCCGGTTACTGGGGCGACTACGCGCAGCTGGTCTCCCCCGGCGCGGACGTCATCTTCGGCACGCTCCTGCCCTCGAGCGCGCAGAAGATCGCGTGGACGCGGTACAACCCGCGCACGAACACCTGGCGCACGCCGCTGGTGGTCGGCCAGGCCGCGCACTGGGGCGGTGACTACTCCGTCACCGCGATACCGAACAGCTGCACCCGCACGCGTCACTAGCGGGCGACCGGGCCGCCGCTTTCCCCCGGGCGGCCCGGTTCGCCACCCGGTGGTTTGCCCGGCGCGGCAACGGGGTAGTAGCACCTCCACAGTCGCCCGACATGGAGGTCGCGCATGCAGATCCAGGTCAACACCGATCACCGCATCGAAGCCGGGGAGCGGCTCAGCGCCTACCTGACCGAGGAGCTGGCCTCCGCGCTGTCCCGCTTCGACGGGTGGTTGACCAGGGTTGAGGTGCACATCAGCGAGGAGGGTGCGCCACCGACCGAGACCAAGCGGTGCGTGATGGAGGCACGCCCCGCGGGCGCGCAGCCGATCGTCGCCCGCCACGAAGCGGGTTCGGTGGACGAGGCCTGCACCGGCGCCACACTAAAGCTGGAGAAAGCGCTGGACGCCAAGTACTCCCGCAAACACGAGCACAAGGGCGGCGAGAGCATCCGGCACCTGCCGGTGACCGAGCAGCCCGCCTGAGCGACCGACCGCCGTGGCATCCGTGCCACGGCGGTCCGTTGCGGGCAGGCCGAGAAAGGCCGGCCGGCGGAAATTCGCACCGTCAAGGCTGCGGCAGCGAGGACAGCGCCCGTTCCGCGGCCCCCGCCGCGCCGGTCGCCTTTTCCAGGGTTTTCTCCGCCACCGCGACGGCTTTGCGGACCTCGCGGTGTTTCTGCTTCAGTTTCGCCAGTTCCGTTTCGAGGTTTTCCACGCGGGTGCCCAGTTCCGCGGCCTCGGATTCCAAATCGGACAGTTCGCGGGCGGCGTCGTCCCGTTCGGCGGCGGTGCGCTTGGCCCGTTCCTCGGCGTGGGCGCGTTCCTCGCGGCGACGGCGTTCGGCCTCCGCGCGCTTGGCGGCCAGCTCGTCGTGCACCGGCTTTTTCTTCTCCGGCTTGGGTTTCTCCCGCGCGGGCGCGGGCGAAGGCGCGGTGGACGCGGCCATCAGCCACATGTCGGTCATGTCCGGGGTCAGCGCCGTGCTCAGCCGGGCCGCGGTCAGCTGCGCGGCGGCCTCCTCCCCCGCCACCGCCGCTTCGAGGGAACTCTCGATCTCCCGCGTGATCGACTCGCTCATCGCGACGCCCTCGGTCCGCGCCACTTCGCGCGCCAGCCCGAGCAGCCGGTTGATCTGCTCGCGGCGGCGGTGGGAAAGCTCCCGGATGTCGTCACTGGCCAGCGACCGGTGCGCCTCGCGCAACGACTCGCCCAGTTCGGTCAGCTCGCCGATCTCGTCCGGGTGCGCGACCACCAGCCGGTTCGCCAGCCACGCCGAACTGGTCGGCTTGCGCAGTTCCTTGATCCGCGCCGCCAGGTCCTTCTCGCCCGCCTTGCGGGCCTCGGCCGCCAGCTCGTTGCGGCGGCCGGTGAACTCCTCCCGCGATCCGGCGTACAGCTCGGCGGCGGCTGAATCGAGGTCCATGCGTTCAGGAAAACACAGCTCACTCG harbors:
- a CDS encoding tachylectin-related carbohydrate-binding protein translates to MRNRRNTRTAVAALTAAAAAAAVLATPAAAVSGGTPTGDYGDPHWATARITIGDNFRACSGTLVSDQWVVTAASCFAENPGSPVPPGPPSRPTTAKFWYSAVQPAAASGGADALVQRIVDLRPRTDRDLVFAKLESRVGFYGARLSSRAPQQAEPLQLAGFGRTGTDWVPLRQHVAGTTVSAVSATTFTATGASDTCRGDAGGPAYRGDPHDPELAGVHSTSWQKGCFGSSETRSGSVETRVDDLLDWFGEHNPDQFIRCTTNPQFFATKAGSVKFVHNTYPPNSTLKPALDGVNHWTDWGTSSVPGLFKAGPGTGWSVHQKTGSGDGFNDGDLRMWNNFANPVTGGTRVGTGWQYYLSAANRDKLTVDEKGRLYRIDPNGDLRLFVWDTAAGRWQNDAGVVLDTGWGRFNSVTAAGDGVLYARTTAGALIRFHYDHTAGTWVQRDHTTPGYWGDYAQLVSPGADVIFGTLLPSSAQKIAWTRYNPRTNTWRTPLVVGQAAHWGGDYSVTAIPNSCTRTRH
- a CDS encoding HPF/RaiA family ribosome-associated protein translates to MQIQVNTDHRIEAGERLSAYLTEELASALSRFDGWLTRVEVHISEEGAPPTETKRCVMEARPAGAQPIVARHEAGSVDEACTGATLKLEKALDAKYSRKHEHKGGESIRHLPVTEQPA